A segment of the Aureliella helgolandensis genome:
CTCTGATTGTAGATGAAACGGCCCAACTGTGGCGAGAAAACCACCTGGAGTATCCACGATTAAGTGACACCCTTCCACCGAGCGGGGTTCATGCCTAGCAAGGACCGAATCAAACTCCGAAGGCAACAAACTCTCCGGGAGCACTCCCCCATCACCGCTCATTCGGCACTCGCAGTGGCTGGAAATGCGACCGTGCCGCGGAGCGGGCCGAGGCGTTTTGTGCCACGGGACAACAATTGTGGTCTATACTTAGGACTAATTGCCGTGCTGATTTTAACCTGGGTGCCCTCAGGCGGATCCAGGTTGAAAAATAGCCCAGCCAATCGCAGAATTCAGCGTCTGACATGTTCGACGCGTCCACCCCAGGCATCCCACCTTCAGCTTTAGCCGACACCCTATGACCGACACCATTCCCAACAATTCGGACTCGCTGCACAAGCCTCACGTACTCCTAGTGGATGACGATGGGGAAATTATCGAATCGATGCGCTACGCGCTGGAAGCGAATGGCTTCCAAGTATCGATCGCGCGCGATGGAAATCAAGGCTTAGCACTGGCCGAAAAGATGCGCCCCGATTTGCTCGTTTTGGACATGATGATGCCCAAGCGAAGTGGCTTCCTGGTCCTAGAGCAACTTCGCCGTGACGGAAATGATAGTGTGCGCGTCATTATGATTACCGGGAACGAAGGCAGCAGGCACCAGCAATACGCAGAACTTCTGGGGGTGGATGATTACCTCAGAAAGCCTTTCCCCATGGATCGTTTGATCGAGAGTGCCAAGAAGTTAGTTTCAAGACCTGCGGACACCAAAGAAGAGTAACTCGATGCAGCTTTTTCCCTGTCCCGCCTGCAAGCGCCTCGCAGTGTTGCCACCGCTTGTCTCCCTGGCGGCTCCCATCCGCTGCCCGCACTGTTCAGAACAGGGGATTTTAGGGGAACTCGTTGAATCCGAACTGGGTTACTGGGAGGTGCTGGACGCTCCCAAAGCGTTTGAATCCTCTCACCCGCAATCGGAAAACAGCTTCGAACCGGCAACCTTGGAGCTGGAGGTTCCCGAATTGGCGATGCCGGACATGGCGGAGTTAGACGGCAGCGCCCCTGCCCCTGCACCTGCACCTGCACCTGCACCTGCAGCCTCAGATTCGTCGGAGTGGCCTGCGTTCCAGCCCCGCTCCCGCAGCGACCTCGATCGCCAGCGACGCAAAAAGCGGTCGCCAATCTGGACAATTTTCCAAATGGCCCTAGGCGGCTTGGCTGCCTTTCCCATCGCTCAGTTGATCCTCTGGCACGGCATGGGCAAAGACATCTTCGAGACAGGGCCGATCGTCGCGCAATACGTCCCCTGGATTGTGCCAGAACAATTTCGGCCGAGTATCGCGTACGACTTGAACTCCCCGCTGCTCCCCCCTCCCTCTTCGGTCCCTGTGCGCGGCGAGAGCGGTTTCAAACAATTTGATGAAGTGCTCCCTCTTACGCCATCCAAGACAGAGGAACCGCCGCTTGAGACCTCCCTCCAGCCCGATGAGCAGCCAGAGACTACCGGCGGTGTAGAAACGACCTATGGAACGGACGAGCCGGCTCCTACGGCGGATCCCCTGCCCGAGGCAAGTAGCTCCGGCACCGACCAACCCACCTTCGAGACCGAACCTGTAGCGATGTCCACGCAACCTGCAGCGGAGCGATTGGCGGAAGAGCAGCTTCGGACCGCTATCGAGCTTAGCCACGATTCCCTACAAGCCTGGATCACGCACCGCAGCTCCCCCGCTGCAAATTTCAAACAGCTCGCTCAACAAATCTACACGGACCTAGTTAACCTGTCGGAGCATCTCAGTCGACTACCGTCCGATAGTTCCAACCAACGCAAAGCTGCGGAGAGCATGCACACGGTCAGCTCGCTGATCGAGGTACAAGGTGACATCCAGGATGTCGTCCGGCAAGGCTCTCAATTCTGGCTCAACACCCAATCCGGCTCGCAGTCGCAATTCCAGTTGGCGACGATCGTCGAAGTGGCGGCAGCCGAGGAAGAACCCGAGGGCTGGCGAGTCGTAGCAACCCGAGAAACGCAGCTCTTACCCAGATCGCTTGCGCCACCTCCCTACGGAATTCACATTCCTAAGCGACTGGCGGCCAGCCTTGCTGCAGGGCAACGCCTGCTGTTGCTGGGGTTCGTCTTACCGCCAGAGAGTTTACCGCCAGAGAGTCCCTCGGAAAGCGAAAATCCCGCGCCCCCTCGCTCCACGTTCCAAGCCTGTTACCTGTACGAGCTTTGAACTACCGAGGAGACGGATGATGAATGAAGAGCCTCAGCCACCGACAGCCCCCCCGCTTCCCAGCCCAGCGACCCATCCTCCGGTCGGCACAACATCGGCACATCCTGAAGCTCCTCGAGAACCGTCCACGCAACTCCCCGATTCGCCGCACGCCGCTGGCGACCTTGAAAAAACGTCTACGCCATCTCGACTGCCGGACGCCATCGATATGGAAAAGTCCACGGTCGTCGAGGCCACACATGCCCTGCTGGGCGTGCTGGGTTATAGCGCCAGCTTGCCGGAAAGAACGCTACGAAGCGCCAGTGCTTTGGCCGGCGGGTTTGTGCGCGAGTCTGCCAACTGGTTGGTTCCTTCCGCTTTTCGCAATTCCAAATCCTACACGATTTTTGTCAAACAGATGCTTGACTTTGTTGTGAACGATGTCGGTGGAGTGCGACGCGCATTGGCCAGCGGCAAGGAGGCTCCCAAACAAGAGCAGGTAGATCTCGCTCGAAAAACAGTCGGCAATCTACTCGACATGACCGCCTTGGCCACCTTCCATTTGTCCCCCCTGACGGTTTTGGCCATATTTAGCGATGTCGCGTATGGCTCCAAAGTCTACATGCGAGAACTGAGCGAACGCCTCAAAGAGCAAGGCATCATCTCGGAGCAGACAACCATCGACAGCGCCTCCGATCTCATCGAAGCGCTTGAGGAGGTTTCCGGCGGGGCAGTCGGCATGTTCGACCAACCACCCATCTCCATCACTGCTCTGAAGAACACGATTGAGCAAACCCAGAAATCGGTGGCCAAGGTCGACCCAACCCAGATTTTGCCCTTCGCAGAGATTGAACAACTATGGCGTCAGATGGAATTGGCTGCCAAAGATCAGAATGCATCGATTTGGGCCGTTTCCGCCACGATCTCTGTCGTTGCATTGAATAAAATCCAGGCGGTCGGACATGGTACTGCAGTAGGCCTGGAGATTGCAGGCAATATGTTCCAACAACACATTATTGAACACTACTGGGATGGCTTGCGTACCATCGAGCGGGAAGGCTTAATCGCTTCGCTATCCAAATCGACCGAACCCTATCTGGATGCCATCTGGACAAACTTTGCGATCGATCGCAAGACCTGGACCGAGCAGTTGTTGAGTGGCGAATTGCTCAAATGGGGTTGGAGCCAGTTGAGCTGGCCCAAGCTCTCCACCCGTGGCTAGGCGGCATGCTGAACGAGCAACCCGCCACGAGAGAATTGTCGACTGGCAAGCCAACTACTGAGCAACCACGTTGCCGCTGATGAAAGTGGATCCCACACCATCGTTGGGAAGTGTGGTGTGGATGGTTACCTTCTGGCGGAAGGCCCCCTCTTTTTCGCTCGGCGTAAACTTGAGCGGGATGAAGTGAGCCGCTTTAGAGCCGGCAGAGGGAGTGAACTCAAAACGAGAGTCCTCGCACTCAATCTTGGTGATTTCGAAGGGGACTTTCCCCTTCACAAAAATCCGCCCCGTGACTTCCTTCGTCAGGGAGGTAGTCCCCAGCTCAACAGACGTCGGCAAGACCAAAGGGGGCAAGATACTGCCGCGCACCGGGATGGTCACCAAGTTAAACTGCCGGTCGTTGGTCACGAGCACGATTTGATCCGAGAAATCTCCAGCGGGCGCGGTGTCCTTCAGGCGTACTTGCATGGTGTATTCCACACGCCCACCACCGGTCTTCTTGGCGTCTCCCAGGACGACCCCCAGATTCGAATTGGCACTGCGTACATCAGAAATCTCCCACTGGCTCCGACCTGCATAGGTAACCTGAACGGAAGTCGTCTTCTCCGCTCCTTGCTCGACTTCGCCAAACTGAATTTCACCTGGCTCCGTTACGATGTCTGAACGAATATTTCCTTTGACCGTTAGCTGCATTTCGCCGTAGTAAGG
Coding sequences within it:
- a CDS encoding response regulator transcription factor translates to MTDTIPNNSDSLHKPHVLLVDDDGEIIESMRYALEANGFQVSIARDGNQGLALAEKMRPDLLVLDMMMPKRSGFLVLEQLRRDGNDSVRVIMITGNEGSRHQQYAELLGVDDYLRKPFPMDRLIESAKKLVSRPADTKEE
- a CDS encoding DUF1573 domain-containing protein, giving the protein MIHFFARFATCCIVFSMLLLHVDTRSVSAQEWVRDMFPVKDHDFGIVPRGAKAEYAFEFTNKYQEDLHVSDVRSSCGCTLPRIENADLKTYQKGAIICEFNTRSFVGGKSAVVTVVFDRPYYGEMQLTVKGNIRSDIVTEPGEIQFGEVEQGAEKTTSVQVTYAGRSQWEISDVRSANSNLGVVLGDAKKTGGGRVEYTMQVRLKDTAPAGDFSDQIVLVTNDRQFNLVTIPVRGSILPPLVLPTSVELGTTSLTKEVTGRIFVKGKVPFEITKIECEDSRFEFTPSAGSKAAHFIPLKFTPSEKEGAFRQKVTIHTTLPNDGVGSTFISGNVVAQ